One Paenibacillus sp. J23TS9 DNA segment encodes these proteins:
- a CDS encoding carbohydrate ABC transporter permease has translation MAQTYLQNTREQTAALKALKKRRWGGAAPYLFIFPWVFGFIVFTLGPLLFSLIISFFDWPIVGKVTFIGLDNYVEMFTDDPMFWKSLFVTLKFAVLFVPLNIVVALGLAMLLNQKVRGSAIFRTAFYLPSVISGVALAMIWSWVYSGDYGILNYFLSIFGIQGPDWLNDTKWSLVAMVVASLWGQGSMMLIFLAGLKGIPRDLYESASIDGAGKIRQFFSVTIPMITPTILFNLITSIIAAFQQLTLALLLTGGGPLKSTYFYAMYMYENAFKYFKMGYSAANAWFMFLIVLTLTFLVFKSSEAWVFYEGEMKKNPQKKLKARKGGQTP, from the coding sequence ATGGCTCAGACCTACCTGCAGAATACACGGGAACAGACAGCCGCCCTTAAGGCCTTGAAAAAACGCAGATGGGGTGGGGCTGCCCCCTACCTCTTTATCTTCCCTTGGGTCTTCGGATTTATCGTTTTTACCTTAGGACCGCTGTTGTTCTCCTTGATTATTTCATTTTTTGATTGGCCGATTGTCGGCAAGGTAACCTTTATCGGTCTGGATAATTACGTGGAGATGTTTACCGATGATCCAATGTTCTGGAAATCCCTGTTTGTGACACTGAAGTTTGCGGTTCTCTTCGTTCCGCTCAATATCGTGGTCGCGCTCGGCCTCGCCATGCTTCTGAATCAAAAGGTTCGAGGGAGTGCAATTTTCCGTACGGCATTCTATTTGCCGTCTGTCATTTCTGGCGTGGCGCTGGCCATGATCTGGTCGTGGGTGTATAGCGGAGATTACGGGATACTGAATTACTTCCTCTCAATCTTTGGCATCCAGGGACCCGATTGGCTGAATGATACGAAATGGTCGCTGGTAGCAATGGTGGTCGCGAGTCTTTGGGGCCAGGGGTCCATGATGCTTATTTTCTTGGCGGGACTAAAAGGCATTCCCCGGGATCTGTACGAATCTGCTTCGATCGATGGGGCGGGTAAAATCCGTCAATTCTTTAGCGTGACGATCCCGATGATTACGCCGACCATCCTATTCAATCTGATTACATCCATTATTGCGGCATTCCAGCAGCTCACGCTGGCGCTCTTGCTTACGGGAGGCGGGCCGCTGAAATCTACCTATTTCTATGCCATGTATATGTATGAGAACGCATTCAAATATTTCAAAATGGGATATTCCGCTGCGAATGCCTGGTTCATGTTCCTGATCGTGCTTACGCTGACATTCCTCGTATTCAAGTCATCGGAAGCCTGGGTGTTCTATGAAGGCGAAATGAAAAAGAATCCGCAGAAGAAGCTTAAGGCGAGAAAGGGAGGGCAGACCCCATGA
- a CDS encoding response regulator: MDTAKKIKVLIADDESIVRKGLRSTVPWEQFGMEVVADAPNGLKAWEAFLEYRPEVVITDIVMPEMDGIELSRKVKETAQNTKIILLSCHRDFEYAQQGIRLGASGYLLKTAFEDEELEGMLRQFQQDLSAPSSNAPQDGERLETLLFAWLNGHSDKFPAELATLHEGQWHFNGQPLYIYLIRTAECGSSWNGLLQDAGHDDRSMCEGTLIPYGEEYCYWVVPDSLRGAADSLLVESKSRCGKLQWSRRGSLLHSDDLKEAFQSLHKEAELERIYGVSGEDWPEPIWKAVNLLHSNPAADWSASELAEEVGLSRSHFSILFKKAVGDSFIAFQYKRKLRLASGLLRDTTLTMQEIAERTGLGDSKYFSKWFKRCTGQTPSHYRNQQKGEALRTE, encoded by the coding sequence ATGGATACAGCAAAGAAGATTAAGGTGCTGATCGCTGATGATGAGAGCATTGTACGTAAAGGGCTGCGCTCAACCGTACCTTGGGAACAGTTTGGGATGGAAGTCGTAGCTGATGCTCCCAACGGGTTGAAAGCCTGGGAGGCTTTTTTGGAGTACCGGCCTGAAGTGGTGATAACGGATATTGTGATGCCGGAGATGGATGGTATTGAACTGTCCCGTAAAGTAAAGGAGACGGCGCAGAATACGAAGATCATTTTGCTTAGCTGCCATCGGGATTTTGAATATGCGCAGCAGGGGATCCGCCTGGGGGCTTCGGGCTACCTTCTGAAGACGGCTTTTGAGGATGAAGAGCTGGAGGGGATGCTGAGGCAGTTTCAGCAGGATCTATCGGCACCATCCTCCAATGCCCCACAGGATGGCGAACGCCTGGAGACGCTGCTTTTTGCCTGGCTGAACGGACACAGTGATAAATTCCCGGCCGAGCTTGCCACGCTGCATGAAGGCCAGTGGCATTTTAATGGACAGCCGCTGTATATTTATTTAATCCGAACGGCGGAGTGCGGGTCTTCATGGAACGGGCTTCTGCAGGATGCAGGTCATGACGACCGCAGCATGTGTGAAGGAACGCTGATTCCTTACGGGGAGGAATATTGCTACTGGGTCGTGCCTGATTCCCTTCGGGGAGCCGCGGATAGCCTTCTGGTTGAGAGCAAGAGCAGATGCGGCAAGCTGCAGTGGAGCCGCAGAGGCTCTTTGCTGCACAGTGACGATCTGAAGGAGGCCTTTCAGTCTCTGCATAAAGAGGCGGAGCTGGAGCGAATCTATGGAGTATCAGGCGAGGATTGGCCGGAGCCAATCTGGAAGGCTGTAAATCTGCTGCATTCGAATCCGGCTGCCGACTGGTCGGCGAGCGAGCTTGCAGAGGAGGTCGGTCTCAGCCGCAGCCACTTCTCCATTTTGTTCAAGAAGGCAGTCGGAGACAGCTTTATCGCCTTCCAATATAAGCGCAAGCTGCGCCTGGCATCTGGTCTGCTGCGGGATACGACACTGACGATGCAGGAGATTGCCGAGCGCACGGGACTTGGAGACAGCAAATATTTCAGTAAATGGTTCAAACGTTGTACGGGTCAGACGCCAAGCCATTACCGCAACCAACAAAAAGGAGAGGCGCTCCGAACAGAATGA
- a CDS encoding carbohydrate ABC transporter permease, producing the protein MKKLITYTLLILCSLLFIAPLFWAVTTALKSQQELYLFPPKWIPSVWKFSNFAEAWNIQPFNMFLKNTVLVTAFSTLGQLISCTLVAYGFARFHFKGRDFLFLVVLATMMIPWEVTMIPQYMEFNYLGWINTLKPLIVPSWFGSAYYIFLLRQFILTLPRELDEAATIDGASKVTVLLRIIVPLMGPSLILVAVFQIMSCWNDYLGPLIFLNDQTKYTLTLGLSQFKGMYGVDMQSIMAITCLISIPPLAIFFFAQRYIVGGIATTGIKG; encoded by the coding sequence ATGAAAAAGCTGATCACGTACACGCTGCTCATTTTATGTTCACTGCTCTTCATTGCTCCTCTATTCTGGGCGGTGACTACGGCCCTGAAATCTCAACAGGAGCTGTATCTGTTCCCGCCTAAATGGATTCCATCCGTATGGAAATTCAGCAACTTTGCGGAGGCCTGGAATATCCAGCCCTTTAACATGTTTTTGAAAAATACGGTGCTCGTCACTGCCTTCTCTACACTTGGGCAGCTGATATCCTGCACCCTTGTGGCGTATGGCTTCGCGAGATTTCATTTTAAAGGGCGCGATTTCCTGTTCCTTGTGGTATTGGCAACCATGATGATCCCATGGGAAGTCACCATGATTCCACAGTACATGGAGTTTAACTATCTGGGCTGGATCAACACGCTCAAGCCGCTAATCGTACCTTCCTGGTTCGGATCCGCTTATTATATCTTTTTGCTGCGGCAGTTTATTCTGACATTGCCAAGGGAGCTGGATGAGGCAGCAACGATTGACGGTGCAAGCAAAGTGACTGTTTTGTTACGTATCATTGTGCCGCTGATGGGGCCTTCATTGATCCTGGTGGCCGTATTTCAGATCATGAGCTGCTGGAATGATTACCTTGGACCGCTCATTTTCCTGAATGATCAGACGAAATATACACTGACGCTCGGCCTTTCGCAGTTCAAAGGAATGTACGGCGTCGATATGCAATCGATTATGGCTATTACCTGTCTGATCTCCATTCCGCCGCTGGCTATATTCTTCTTCGCCCAGCGCTATATCGTAGGCGGAATTGCTACTACAGGTATTAAAGGATAG
- a CDS encoding sensor histidine kinase, with translation MNIHWLYRRIWSGSYRSIRTKLLFCFLIVTLIPLLSLGAVSYYQSARIINSQFGKYGENAVAQLEQQTSSSLSRMKQMSETIYSYLLDPARTDLGNRAPVTYNEIIEKNDFEALLKSLRTDKTAGIYIITPSGYYYGENNLDVTKLGSIPAWKEKPSSYQGIYWLGFYMQNHAMTSAGDPNLPVLGLAVPIHNSNGAQDGSTILIEENAQELLHMFRLFEKDTKAHLTIKAADGRIVYQSASAFTPKDSDMIWDRTLAVSQWTLEARLPAKAFYLSSGIIRFNTIVVAVISCLLAFGLAYIFSSRFTDRIRSLKDSMQKVSFGKLDTRMPIEGRDELGSLDMSFNRMVSGVQTLVQEVEQSERLKKEAELKAFHYQINPHLLFNTLNSIQWKARLEGAEDIRQMLYHLTMVLEGNLDISQELITLGRELRMIEHFLKIQEIRYGDVFRYELHCEEALKLYLIPRMTLQPLFENIFFHGFTDGVGLIELGVREEKEELLLTLKDNGAGISAEKLERLFIPGPTRRGRGGLGVQNADQKFKLHFGPEFGLTVHSTKGEGTTIIIRWPKREEHSDGYSKED, from the coding sequence ATGAATATCCACTGGCTTTACCGCCGTATCTGGTCCGGATCTTATCGAAGCATCCGAACCAAGTTGTTATTTTGCTTTCTCATCGTAACCCTCATTCCTCTGCTCTCACTGGGTGCGGTATCGTATTACCAGTCTGCCAGAATAATCAATTCGCAGTTTGGGAAATACGGTGAGAATGCCGTAGCGCAGTTAGAGCAGCAGACCAGTTCATCCTTAAGCCGGATGAAGCAAATGAGTGAGACGATCTATTCTTATTTGCTGGATCCGGCTCGCACGGATCTCGGGAACCGGGCTCCGGTAACCTATAACGAAATCATCGAGAAAAATGACTTTGAAGCTCTTCTCAAATCACTTCGGACCGACAAGACGGCGGGAATATATATTATCACTCCGTCAGGCTATTATTATGGTGAGAACAATCTGGATGTCACCAAGCTTGGAAGCATCCCTGCATGGAAGGAGAAGCCATCCTCATATCAAGGAATCTACTGGCTTGGCTTTTATATGCAAAACCATGCGATGACCAGTGCAGGTGATCCCAATTTGCCTGTACTGGGGCTCGCCGTACCTATCCATAACTCAAACGGTGCTCAGGACGGCAGCACGATTCTGATTGAGGAAAATGCTCAGGAGCTGCTTCATATGTTCAGGCTGTTTGAGAAGGATACAAAGGCCCATCTGACGATTAAGGCGGCGGACGGAAGAATCGTATACCAAAGTGCATCGGCATTCACTCCGAAAGACAGCGATATGATCTGGGACCGGACACTGGCTGTGAGTCAGTGGACTCTTGAAGCAAGGCTGCCTGCCAAAGCATTTTATCTATCGTCGGGAATTATTCGTTTCAACACCATTGTGGTAGCAGTTATTTCGTGTTTGCTGGCCTTTGGACTTGCCTATATATTCTCCTCCCGGTTTACGGACCGGATCCGCTCCCTAAAGGATTCCATGCAAAAGGTCAGCTTTGGTAAACTGGATACCCGGATGCCTATCGAAGGCCGGGATGAGCTGGGAAGCCTCGATATGAGCTTTAACCGGATGGTCAGCGGAGTGCAGACGCTGGTACAAGAAGTGGAACAAAGCGAGCGGCTGAAGAAGGAAGCCGAGCTGAAGGCTTTTCATTATCAGATTAATCCGCATTTGCTTTTCAATACGCTGAATTCGATCCAATGGAAAGCCCGGCTCGAAGGAGCCGAGGATATCCGCCAGATGCTGTATCACCTGACGATGGTACTGGAAGGGAATCTCGATATATCGCAGGAGCTGATTACACTTGGCAGAGAATTGCGCATGATTGAGCATTTCCTGAAAATTCAGGAGATCAGGTATGGTGATGTCTTCCGCTATGAACTCCATTGTGAGGAAGCGCTGAAGCTGTATCTGATTCCACGGATGACGCTGCAGCCGCTGTTCGAAAATATATTTTTTCATGGCTTTACCGATGGGGTTGGTCTTATTGAACTTGGTGTCAGAGAGGAGAAGGAAGAGCTTCTGCTGACTTTGAAGGACAATGGTGCCGGGATATCGGCAGAAAAGCTGGAGCGTTTATTTATTCCGGGACCAACGCGCCGCGGGCGCGGGGGACTGGGCGTGCAGAACGCAGACCAGAAGTTTAAGCTTCATTTCGGCCCGGAGTTTGGGCTTACGGTACATTCGACGAAGGGTGAGGGGACGACTATAATCATTCGTTGGCCCAAAAGGGAGGAGCATTCCGATGGATACAGCAAAGAAGATTAA
- a CDS encoding amylo-alpha-1,6-glucosidase — protein sequence MKFDLSIVPFSRRESFLAVSMLPEGKNRQQGLYLRTVRGGDDKFGEAFRIELLDQLGRPLPFTPDASPEAVRLSSPASAIYAEICISDSRTVRFRAKGCGIRLTFMPAAYDYAYEVNSDSWEMNSFTHECRFMLTRLVGGMKMEVPWDKIKSSRVVAEFTADTDTNMAEFAVEEFRTVWEPRNAWEPFDDAVKTTRADFTQWLDRSLSVPERWQEGRGLAAYITWSCLVPAEGCLTRPAMYMSKNWMTNIWSWDHCFNAMALVRHDPKLAWDQFMIFFDRQDDSGLIPDFVNDKYELWNCNKPPIHGWTLAWMMQRTDYIREAQLREVYGPLSKWTRWWFRYRDGDGDGIPQYNHGNDSGWDNSTAFNNGIPVESPDLAAFLVIQTELLAEIAGLLGLAEESSAWRQLAEDTLAKMISHFWKDGKFISCRSGTHEPSEGDSLLLFVPILLGKRLPEHIRMALLEGLREDNRFLTENGWATESVSSPYYLPDGYWRGPIWAPSTMLLVEGAAAAGDVELAREVSKRFCSMLNRSGMAENFDAITGEGLRDRAFTWTSSVFLILGHEYTS from the coding sequence ATGAAATTTGATCTGAGCATTGTACCCTTCAGCCGCAGGGAATCGTTCCTCGCGGTATCGATGCTGCCTGAAGGGAAGAATAGACAGCAAGGCCTCTATCTGCGAACTGTGCGGGGAGGGGATGACAAGTTTGGCGAAGCATTCCGTATTGAACTGCTGGATCAGCTGGGTCGGCCGCTTCCATTCACACCGGATGCATCTCCGGAAGCTGTTAGGCTGAGTTCGCCTGCTTCAGCAATCTACGCGGAAATCTGCATTTCGGACAGCCGTACCGTCCGCTTCCGTGCGAAGGGCTGTGGTATCCGGCTTACCTTTATGCCGGCAGCATATGATTATGCATATGAAGTGAACAGCGATAGCTGGGAAATGAACAGCTTCACCCATGAATGCAGGTTCATGCTAACCCGACTCGTCGGTGGTATGAAGATGGAAGTCCCTTGGGACAAAATTAAGAGCTCGCGCGTGGTGGCTGAGTTTACAGCAGATACAGATACGAATATGGCGGAATTTGCGGTTGAGGAATTTCGCACGGTTTGGGAGCCAAGAAATGCATGGGAGCCCTTTGATGATGCGGTGAAGACAACGAGAGCCGATTTTACCCAGTGGCTGGATCGCAGCCTCTCCGTACCAGAGCGTTGGCAGGAGGGCCGGGGATTGGCTGCTTATATCACCTGGTCCTGCCTGGTTCCGGCGGAAGGCTGTCTGACCCGTCCAGCTATGTATATGTCGAAGAACTGGATGACGAATATATGGAGCTGGGATCACTGCTTCAATGCGATGGCTCTGGTACGCCATGATCCCAAGCTGGCCTGGGACCAGTTCATGATCTTTTTTGACCGCCAGGACGACAGCGGCTTGATACCAGACTTCGTGAATGATAAATATGAACTGTGGAACTGCAACAAACCGCCAATTCACGGCTGGACGCTGGCCTGGATGATGCAGCGGACCGATTATATCCGGGAGGCCCAACTGCGTGAAGTATACGGCCCGCTGTCCAAGTGGACCCGCTGGTGGTTCCGGTACCGCGACGGGGACGGCGACGGTATCCCCCAATATAATCATGGTAACGATTCCGGCTGGGATAACAGCACGGCGTTTAATAACGGGATTCCGGTAGAAAGCCCTGATTTGGCCGCTTTTCTTGTCATTCAGACAGAGCTTCTTGCTGAAATTGCCGGCCTGCTGGGGCTGGCGGAGGAATCCTCGGCATGGAGACAACTCGCGGAAGATACGCTGGCTAAGATGATCAGTCATTTCTGGAAGGATGGAAAATTCATATCCTGCCGCTCAGGCACGCATGAGCCATCAGAAGGAGATAGCCTGCTGCTGTTTGTGCCGATTTTGCTCGGCAAGCGTCTTCCCGAACACATCCGCATGGCTCTCCTTGAAGGACTTCGTGAAGATAACCGTTTCCTGACGGAAAACGGCTGGGCGACTGAAAGCGTGAGCAGCCCATACTATTTACCGGATGGATACTGGCGTGGTCCGATCTGGGCGCCATCAACCATGCTGCTCGTAGAGGGAGCTGCCGCAGCCGGCGATGTGGAGCTGGCACGGGAGGTATCGAAGCGCTTTTGCAGCATGCTGAACCGCAGCGGTATGGCGGAGAATTTTGACGCTATAACTGGCGAAGGGTTGCGTGACAGGGCATTTACGTGGACCTCAAGCGTATTCTTGATTTTGGGTCATGAGTATACAAGCTAA
- a CDS encoding sugar ABC transporter substrate-binding protein codes for MKKKRISLIVLATTMMVSVLSACGGKDGSTGTASQESGGSNQKTLRFATWDTGDALKIEQDIAKKFESDHPGTKVQVEAYADGFDQKLAAGFGAANPPDVMYMWDFPTYHQSLEPLDSFADKDKDLNIDDFYKGLFNYGKIDGKLYGIPAGFTTRVVYYNKKLFDAAGIPYPKDGWTWNEFQEIAKKLTDKSKKQYGFGARAENDTYDLQGFVWSNGSSFISPDGKTIEGYMNSKETAESIQMFGDMVKNGSAVLTGGKGQQSGDDIFKAGKIAMWESGIWPLESFKQAGIDVGTVEIPAFAGKPVKGVLAESALSIAKDSKQKDLAWEFVKYYVSNESIKMRVADLPVRQSVVNELKKDQDPLYKPYYTMLERSDNTPAFLLNPKWNEVNRQLSAAVEAVMHGGNAQEVLNQAVKDSERYLK; via the coding sequence ATGAAGAAAAAAAGAATTTCACTCATTGTCCTTGCAACAACGATGATGGTATCCGTACTTTCTGCATGCGGCGGTAAAGACGGAAGTACCGGAACAGCCAGCCAGGAGAGTGGCGGCTCGAATCAAAAGACGCTCCGCTTTGCGACCTGGGACACGGGGGACGCGCTCAAGATTGAGCAGGATATCGCCAAAAAATTCGAATCGGATCATCCGGGCACAAAGGTACAGGTAGAGGCCTATGCAGACGGTTTCGATCAGAAGCTGGCCGCAGGCTTTGGAGCGGCTAACCCGCCTGATGTGATGTATATGTGGGATTTCCCGACCTATCATCAATCACTGGAGCCGCTGGACAGCTTCGCAGACAAGGATAAAGATCTGAACATAGATGATTTCTACAAAGGATTATTCAACTACGGAAAAATTGATGGCAAGCTGTATGGTATTCCTGCCGGGTTTACCACCCGTGTCGTCTATTACAACAAGAAGCTGTTTGATGCGGCGGGCATCCCTTATCCAAAAGACGGATGGACTTGGAACGAGTTTCAGGAAATTGCCAAAAAGCTGACCGACAAATCCAAGAAGCAATATGGTTTCGGGGCACGCGCCGAGAATGATACTTATGATTTGCAGGGCTTTGTTTGGAGTAATGGCAGCTCCTTCATCTCACCGGACGGCAAAACCATTGAGGGCTACATGAACAGCAAAGAGACGGCTGAATCCATCCAGATGTTCGGCGATATGGTGAAAAACGGCTCTGCGGTGCTCACTGGCGGTAAAGGCCAACAGAGCGGCGATGATATTTTTAAAGCCGGTAAAATCGCCATGTGGGAAAGCGGAATCTGGCCGCTGGAATCGTTCAAACAAGCGGGTATCGATGTAGGCACTGTCGAAATACCGGCTTTCGCAGGCAAACCGGTTAAGGGTGTGCTGGCCGAATCCGCGCTGTCTATTGCCAAAGACTCCAAGCAAAAGGATCTCGCATGGGAGTTCGTTAAGTACTATGTATCCAATGAATCGATCAAAATGCGTGTTGCAGACCTGCCTGTGCGGCAAAGTGTCGTTAACGAGCTGAAGAAGGATCAGGATCCGCTTTACAAGCCTTACTATACGATGCTTGAACGCTCAGACAACACACCCGCATTTCTGCTGAATCCAAAATGGAATGAAGTGAATCGCCAGCTGTCCGCTGCTGTAGAGGCGGTAATGCATGGCGGTAATGCCCAAGAAGTGCTGAACCAGGCTGTCAAGGACAGTGAACGGTATTTGAAATAA
- a CDS encoding glycoside hydrolase family 2 TIM barrel-domain containing protein — MNDIMTNRDWDNLGVLERNRSKSRAYFIPYSDRGSALSYDRGSSPWFKSLNGIWKFNFSGMPELAPQDFYKNTCDTTGWDDIRVPGHWQLQGYGHPHYTDLLYPFPVDPPHVPNDNPTGSYVREFELPPHWDERTVSIKFDGVDSAFHVWLNGSFVGYSQGSRLTTEFDLTSFLQPGVNRLAVRVYQWSDGSYLEDQDMWWMSGIFRDVYLIAEPSAVRVTDYRVVTELDAELANAVLSVRLDLAGSSIQGKVQLQLIDQAGELVLSADQILSSLSHADFNLPVAKPVLWNAESPYLYHLIITVQDAKDQIMEITAQRVGFRRVEVKDGQFLVNGKAILLKGVNRHDHHPDTGRTVTLSTMLQDIQLMKQHNINAVRTAHYPNDPRFYDLCDEYGLYVMEETDLETHGFEPLGNISRLSDDPAWKDAYVDRIRRMVERDKNHPSVIFWSLGNESGFGCNFRAMSEWCKENDPTRLVHYEEDREAEVCDVVSTMYSSVEKMIGFGQMTDHPKPHILCEFAHAMGNGPGGLRPYFDTFDAYRRLQGGFVWEWIDHGLSRKTADGKDDYAYGGDYGDVPNNSNFVIDGLIRPDRTPSPGLIEYKKIIEPVRVEMIDAGKIRITNRYDFATLHHLQANYSVTADGCIIRSGMLTLPHIGPGENAELEIPLQAGQPVKSVEAGMEAWLNVGFTLGADCSWARAGHEVAWAQFALPAQSLYESRISAPLVLQKLSVNEEDRRLILSNDVFRVSFDRLQAGIASLCINGKELIQRGPRLNFWRAPIDNDMYVLPDWRKAHLDRLTERIDGFRWEQLGEAAVKVTWTSRIAPPVHDWGFRCEISYTVTASGLMTMDVKGTPEGTPPVMLPKIGLQLQIPGDMEHVKWYGRGPGESYSDSKEAGRIGVYQSTVDGLFTPYIYPQENGNRTDVRWVSIVDEAGIGLLAAGAPVLEFSARRYTDGDLEEAQHMSDLKPRDFITLNLDYRQNGLGSNSCGPAQSPEHSVKPEPFQFRILLQPYLAEDGSPERMSRRLAAEAKQQESEEENDD, encoded by the coding sequence ATGAATGACATCATGACCAACCGCGATTGGGATAATCTTGGCGTGCTGGAGAGAAACCGCTCGAAGAGCAGAGCTTATTTTATACCATACTCAGACCGTGGCAGTGCCTTGAGCTATGACAGGGGAAGTTCTCCGTGGTTCAAATCACTAAACGGAATTTGGAAATTCAATTTTTCCGGGATGCCTGAACTGGCTCCACAGGATTTTTATAAGAATACTTGCGATACCACCGGCTGGGATGACATCCGTGTACCTGGACACTGGCAGCTGCAGGGCTACGGACATCCGCATTATACAGATCTCCTTTACCCGTTCCCTGTGGATCCGCCCCATGTACCGAATGACAATCCGACGGGGAGTTATGTGCGTGAGTTTGAACTGCCTCCCCACTGGGATGAAAGGACCGTATCGATCAAGTTTGATGGCGTGGACAGCGCCTTTCATGTATGGCTCAATGGCTCGTTTGTCGGCTATAGCCAGGGCAGCCGCTTGACCACGGAGTTTGACCTGACATCTTTCTTGCAGCCGGGAGTGAACCGCTTGGCTGTCAGGGTATATCAATGGTCCGACGGCAGCTATCTTGAAGATCAGGATATGTGGTGGATGAGCGGTATTTTCCGGGATGTGTACCTGATTGCGGAGCCCTCTGCCGTCCGGGTCACCGACTATCGGGTCGTGACGGAGCTGGATGCGGAACTTGCTAACGCGGTGCTGTCGGTCCGCCTGGATCTGGCGGGCAGCAGCATTCAGGGGAAGGTACAGCTTCAACTGATTGACCAAGCAGGGGAACTGGTTCTCTCTGCTGACCAAATACTGTCGAGCCTGTCTCATGCCGATTTTAATCTGCCTGTTGCAAAGCCTGTCTTGTGGAATGCTGAATCTCCTTACTTATATCATCTGATTATTACAGTGCAGGACGCGAAGGATCAAATCATGGAAATCACCGCCCAGCGAGTGGGCTTCAGGCGTGTGGAAGTGAAGGATGGCCAGTTCCTGGTGAACGGCAAGGCCATCCTGCTCAAAGGCGTAAACCGGCATGATCATCATCCGGATACAGGGCGTACGGTGACGCTGTCGACCATGCTTCAAGATATCCAGCTGATGAAGCAGCATAATATTAACGCCGTACGTACGGCGCATTATCCGAATGACCCGCGGTTCTATGACCTCTGTGACGAATATGGACTGTATGTCATGGAAGAGACGGATCTGGAGACCCATGGATTCGAGCCGCTGGGCAATATCTCGCGTCTTAGTGACGACCCGGCATGGAAGGATGCTTACGTAGACCGGATCCGGCGTATGGTGGAACGCGACAAGAATCACCCATCCGTCATATTCTGGTCACTCGGCAACGAGTCCGGCTTCGGCTGTAACTTCCGTGCGATGTCCGAATGGTGCAAAGAGAATGATCCGACTCGGTTGGTTCATTATGAGGAAGACCGTGAAGCGGAAGTATGCGATGTAGTAAGCACAATGTATTCTTCCGTGGAGAAAATGATAGGTTTCGGTCAGATGACGGATCATCCGAAGCCGCATATCCTGTGTGAATTCGCTCATGCGATGGGCAATGGACCCGGGGGATTACGGCCTTATTTCGATACCTTCGATGCATACCGCCGATTGCAGGGCGGCTTCGTTTGGGAGTGGATTGACCATGGCTTGAGCCGGAAAACGGCAGACGGCAAGGATGATTATGCCTACGGCGGAGATTATGGGGATGTGCCGAATAACAGTAACTTTGTTATCGATGGGCTGATTCGTCCGGACCGTACGCCTTCACCAGGACTGATTGAATATAAGAAGATTATCGAACCCGTCAGGGTCGAAATGATAGATGCAGGCAAAATCCGTATTACGAACCGGTACGACTTTGCGACACTTCATCATCTGCAGGCTAATTACAGCGTGACGGCAGATGGATGCATAATACGCAGCGGCATGCTCACGCTTCCGCATATCGGTCCAGGCGAAAATGCGGAGCTGGAGATTCCTCTCCAAGCGGGTCAGCCGGTGAAAAGCGTAGAGGCAGGTATGGAAGCGTGGCTGAATGTCGGATTTACGCTGGGAGCTGACTGCAGCTGGGCGAGAGCTGGACATGAGGTAGCCTGGGCACAGTTTGCACTGCCGGCTCAGTCCCTATACGAATCAAGGATATCAGCGCCGCTTGTATTGCAAAAATTATCCGTTAACGAGGAGGATCGCAGACTGATCCTCTCCAATGATGTCTTCCGCGTTTCCTTCGACCGGCTGCAGGCGGGTATTGCATCACTTTGCATCAATGGGAAGGAATTGATTCAGCGGGGTCCGCGCCTGAACTTCTGGCGTGCGCCGATTGATAATGACATGTATGTGCTCCCGGATTGGCGCAAGGCTCATCTCGACAGGCTGACAGAGCGGATCGACGGCTTCCGGTGGGAGCAGCTCGGTGAAGCAGCGGTAAAGGTTACCTGGACCTCACGCATCGCACCTCCTGTTCACGATTGGGGTTTCCGCTGCGAGATATCTTATACGGTCACAGCAAGTGGACTCATGACGATGGACGTGAAGGGTACTCCCGAAGGCACACCGCCGGTTATGCTACCGAAGATTGGGCTGCAGCTCCAGATCCCTGGGGATATGGAACATGTGAAATGGTACGGTCGTGGTCCGGGTGAGAGCTATTCGGACAGTAAGGAGGCTGGACGCATCGGGGTATACCAGAGCACTGTGGACGGATTGTTCACGCCATATATCTACCCGCAGGAGAATGGCAATCGGACCGATGTCAGATGGGTATCCATCGTGGATGAAGCGGGGATCGGACTGCTTGCAGCAGGCGCGCCAGTGCTGGAGTTCAGTGCAAGACGTTATACGGATGGTGATCTGGAAGAGGCACAGCATATGAGTGATCTAAAGCCCCGTGACTTCATTACTCTGAATTTGGATTACCGGCAAAATGGTCTGGGCAGCAACAGCTGCGGACCGGCACAATCACCGGAACATTCCGTAAAGCCGGAGCCATTCCAGTTCCGTATTCTGCTCCAGCCTTACCTCGCAGAGGACGGCTCGCCTGAACGGATGAGCCGCCGGCTGGCAGCAGAAGCCAAACAACAAGAATCGGAGGAGGAGAACGATGATTAA